CAGTATAAGCCTGTGCCAGTTCACAGGAATCGGCGTATTCCATAGTTAAAAAATCGTTTTCAGTTTCAGGCAGGGTGTAGTCATGCCCCGGACTGATGTTCATTTCGTATTGCTCCATGCTGAGCAGGTTATAATGCAGTAATTTATTGAGGAGCGGTTTACCAATTCCGGTAATGAGTTTAATGGTTTCTGCTGCTGCCATGGCACCAATCACACCCGGCAATACACCGAGCACGCCATTTTCTGCGCAATTTGCAATTTCTCCTGCCTGAGGGGGGATTGGAAAAAGATCCCGGTAATTGCATTGCTGATCCTGTTGATCAGGTACATTAAAAACGGCCAGTTGCCCTTCGTAACCAGAAACTGCAGCAAATATGAGTGGTTTATGCAATAAGGCACAGGCATCATTAATAAGGTACCTGGTTTCAAAATTGTCTGTTCCGTCGAGAATGAAATCATGTTTCTTCAGCAGGTCCAATATGTTTTTCTTTTGAATACGTAGCGGATGTGGAATGATGTCGATCTCCGGATTCATTTCCCGCAACCGTTCTGCAGCAACTTTAACTTTCAGTTTCCCCACATCTGCGGTATGGAAAAGTACCTGCCGGTGGAGGTTGGATAAAGCGATGGTATCGTCATCTGCAATCGAGATATGACCTACACCAGCGGCAGCGAGGTATTGCAGGGCGGGGCAGCCTAATCCACCGGCTCCAATTACCAGAACTTTAGCTTTCGACAATAATAGCTGTGATGCTTCGCCAAAGCCCTGAAGAATAACTTGTCTGTTATACCTTTCTGCTGCCATAAATAATTAACCTCCTGAAAAGGGCGGCATAAGCGCTACCGTATCATTGTTAGCAATATGCCTGTTCTCCCGAATCATATCTTTGTTCAGGGAAAGATTATATTTTATATTTTTCAGGTTTGGAAAGGAGGTTTCCAGATAGCTTTTCAACTCATCGGTATTGCTGATACCACTGAGCTCAATCTTCTGGTTTTTTATAATTTCAGCTATCTTTCCAAAACTGAGTATCTCTATTATCATAATGCTAATTTACCCTTAAAATGCTGATTTTGTTCAATCCTTTTACAATTCTTCTGCCCGTTGCTTTATCTCCGGGAACAATCATGGCGATATGACCCTTTTCTGCTTTTATCGGATCGGTATCGAAACTGGTTAAAATCAGGATATTGTCGCTTTTTTCACCTGACCGTCTACGGTAAACTCTTTGCTTTCCTGAGCAAAGGTATTAAGACAGAAAAACAACAAAAAAGGGAATAGGTATTTCATATTAAGCATGGGTAAATATTAATTTATAAGCGGCCAGCGCCAGTACAAAGGCCAGGACATTTTTTAAGATGTTCTGAGGGAATTTTAAGGCCCCGAAATAGGCCCCACAAATTCCTCCTGCAAAAGCGACTCCGACATAGGCCAGCATATGGCTGTTAAATTCAAAGCCTTTGATGAGTTGCCCCCCCAGGCCAGCCACCGAATTAACAAAGATGAAAGCTGCGCTGATGGCTGCAGTTTGCTTCTGGTCTGTCCATTTTAACAGCAATAAAACGGGAGAGAGGATGATGCCCCCACCAATCCCGATCATGCCGGAAAGCAACCCGATAATACCTCCTATACACAGGGAAAGCGGAATGTTTGAAGGCTTGAAATCTTTAGGATCTGTGTTCGCGAAAAACAGAAAACGAATCACGGGAATGAGCAATAAAAAGCCAAGAATCTTTTTGTAGACCGAATTTTCAATGACCATCATGCCACCTACAAAGGACAATGGGATGGAGGAGAGGGCAAAGGGCCAGAAAGTTTTCCATTTGAAATGACCACCCCTATAAAACTGAATAAATGAAGTGGAGGAAACGAATAAGTTTAAAAGCAAGGCTGTGGGTTTCATAATCGCTGGTGATACTGCGAATATGGCCATTAATGCCAGGTATCCGCTTGCCCCGCCATGCCCGACGGAAGCATATAAAAACGCCACCAGGAATAAGAGTCCGTAAAAAAGTATAAAGTTTTCCTGCATACGCTTATTGGGGTAATATCATTACATCGACGGTTTCACCTGCGGTAAAATTCTGCTGTTCTTCATTCAGACAGATGAGGCAATTTGCCTGTGCAAAAGAGCTGAGCCGGAAAGATTCCTGTGCATTCAGGGGCGTTACTTTTCCGTTCTCATAACTTCCTTTAAGGAAATGTGTTAAGCCGGACGGTTTTTGATAGTCGCTGGTAAGTCTTGCAGTAACTTCCTTTACACTATTTTCTTTTTGTGTCATTTGTTTGATTGCAGGAAGCACATAATTGTAATAGCAACTCAACACAGAGGATGGGTTTCCAGGCAAGCCGAACACCAGTTTTGTACCCCTTGTCCCAAAAAATAAAGGCTTACCTGGTTTCTGTTTTACTTTATGAAATACCTGTGCTACCGCGCAACGCCTGGAAGCCTCGATTACAAAGTCGTAATCTCCGACACTTACGCCACCCGTCAACAGCACCACATCACTGTCTTTCAGGGC
This region of Pedobacter steynii genomic DNA includes:
- a CDS encoding ThiF family adenylyltransferase, which codes for MAAERYNRQVILQGFGEASQLLLSKAKVLVIGAGGLGCPALQYLAAAGVGHISIADDDTIALSNLHRQVLFHTADVGKLKVKVAAERLREMNPEIDIIPHPLRIQKKNILDLLKKHDFILDGTDNFETRYLINDACALLHKPLIFAAVSGYEGQLAVFNVPDQQDQQCNYRDLFPIPPQAGEIANCAENGVLGVLPGVIGAMAAAETIKLITGIGKPLLNKLLHYNLLSMEQYEMNISPGHDYTLPETENDFLTMEYADSCELAQAYTEINVAQLSALQQESSTLIIDVRERHEVPMLDSQIYKKVPMSELNSFLKIDIPEKNIIFLCQHGIRSVAAAEALHEKYGDTKKIYSLKGGIAKWRDHFLAV
- a CDS encoding MoaD/ThiS family protein, with the translated sequence MIIEILSFGKIAEIIKNQKIELSGISNTDELKSYLETSFPNLKNIKYNLSLNKDMIRENRHIANNDTVALMPPFSGG
- a CDS encoding sulfite exporter TauE/SafE family protein — protein: MQENFILFYGLLFLVAFLYASVGHGGASGYLALMAIFAVSPAIMKPTALLLNLFVSSTSFIQFYRGGHFKWKTFWPFALSSIPLSFVGGMMVIENSVYKKILGFLLLIPVIRFLFFANTDPKDFKPSNIPLSLCIGGIIGLLSGMIGIGGGIILSPVLLLLKWTDQKQTAAISAAFIFVNSVAGLGGQLIKGFEFNSHMLAYVGVAFAGGICGAYFGALKFPQNILKNVLAFVLALAAYKLIFTHA